In Chlorogloeopsis sp. ULAP01, the following are encoded in one genomic region:
- a CDS encoding ureidoglycolate lyase, with translation MNTSKTVQQLQAQWVTPENFRRYGQVIFPSQDGKVFDAEDANLVLDKGTPRFYIMRLERRGRKFHKITRHRQCTQCLGSLEGKDWLIAVCPPDHDVDEPDLANIAAFRIPGNCFIKLEVGTWHAGPYFEHEVVDFYNLELSDTNVVDHFTHDFLQSQQIEFEIV, from the coding sequence ATGAATACATCCAAGACAGTACAACAGTTGCAGGCACAATGGGTGACACCAGAGAATTTTCGCCGTTATGGACAGGTAATTTTTCCTAGTCAAGATGGCAAAGTCTTTGATGCAGAAGATGCCAATTTAGTTCTAGACAAAGGCACACCTCGTTTTTACATCATGCGGTTGGAGCGTCGAGGGCGAAAGTTTCATAAAATCACTCGTCATAGGCAATGCACTCAATGTCTGGGTTCATTGGAAGGCAAAGACTGGTTGATTGCAGTTTGTCCCCCTGATCATGATGTGGATGAACCAGATTTAGCAAATATTGCTGCTTTCCGAATTCCAGGGAATTGTTTTATTAAATTAGAGGTGGGAACTTGGCACGCGGGGCCATATTTTGAGCATGAAGTTGTAGATTTTTATAATTTAGAGTTGAGTGATACGAATGTGGTGGATCATTTTACTCATGATTTTTTACAGAGTCAGCAAATAGAATTTGAAATCGTTTAG
- a CDS encoding alpha/beta hydrolase, with amino-acid sequence MAKRRLSELLFGDFTWKRLISSLVFIYIFFAVYIFFGADSMIFLPQPSSYQDTNEIIKLTSADGTKLSAIYFFNPTATNTILYVHGNAEDLGDIKVVLEKLRNLGFSVFAYDYRGYGTSEGKPTEKNAYQDIDTAYNYLTQQLKISPQQIIVFGRSVGGGSAVDLAARKPVAGLILESTFISAFRVVVPLRILPFDKFANLDKIKRVNCPVLVIHGKADRTIPVAHGKTLFAAAPSPKLSLWVDGADHNDLAWVAGKRYDEILREFEQLVNNNRNHV; translated from the coding sequence ATGGCTAAAAGGCGTCTTAGCGAACTATTATTTGGTGATTTTACTTGGAAAAGATTGATTAGCTCGCTTGTATTTATCTATATATTTTTTGCTGTTTATATTTTTTTTGGGGCAGATAGCATGATTTTTCTACCTCAACCATCTAGCTATCAAGATACAAATGAGATTATAAAGTTGACTAGTGCAGATGGTACAAAACTTTCAGCAATTTATTTTTTTAATCCTACAGCTACAAACACTATTCTTTATGTTCACGGTAATGCTGAGGATTTAGGAGATATTAAAGTTGTACTCGAAAAATTACGCAATCTGGGATTTAGCGTCTTTGCATACGATTACCGGGGCTATGGCACAAGCGAAGGAAAACCTACAGAAAAAAATGCTTATCAAGATATCGATACTGCTTACAATTATTTGACACAACAATTAAAGATTTCGCCACAGCAAATAATTGTTTTTGGACGTTCGGTTGGAGGTGGTTCTGCTGTTGATTTAGCAGCCCGGAAACCTGTTGCAGGCTTGATTCTAGAAAGCACTTTTATTTCAGCATTTCGGGTTGTTGTGCCTTTGAGAATTTTGCCTTTTGATAAGTTTGCCAATCTGGATAAAATCAAAAGAGTAAATTGCCCAGTATTAGTGATACATGGTAAAGCAGATAGAACTATTCCTGTTGCTCATGGAAAAACGCTATTTGCTGCTGCACCATCACCCAAACTTTCTTTATGGGTAGACGGCGCAGATCATAATGATTTAGCTTGGGTGGCTGGGAAACGGTATGACGAAATTTTACGAGAATTCGAGCAGCTAGTAAACAACAATAGAAATCACGTCTAA
- a CDS encoding aldo/keto reductase, which translates to MTEKTTRRNFLITSVAAAGGIVGANSLQQNSVSTATIPERLLGRTGVKVPIFGLGGAGSKTPLDKEDRERDAVAIIERALELGVRYFDSAANYGSSEDHFGKVLPSYRSQIFLASKTDKRDRDGAWRELERSLKRLHTDYLDLWQMHAVAYPEQLDTIFGKSGAIQALEEAIQQKLVRFAGITGHHNPTVIIEGLRRYPFHTTLIPVNAAEKNHPQPFFPTVLSEAQKQNVGVIAMKVPAYGKLFQAGALRGMQQAMGYTLSQPGVHCCVIAADDPKQLEENVKVASTFKQLSNTQLAEIEKRTAEIWQDSTFYRAWA; encoded by the coding sequence ATGACGGAAAAAACGACACGGCGCAACTTCTTAATTACCAGCGTGGCTGCTGCTGGTGGCATTGTAGGAGCAAACAGCTTGCAACAAAATTCCGTTAGTACTGCAACGATACCAGAACGATTGCTAGGACGTACAGGGGTAAAAGTTCCAATCTTTGGGTTGGGTGGTGCAGGTTCAAAAACACCATTAGACAAAGAAGACAGAGAACGTGATGCTGTGGCTATTATTGAAAGAGCGCTAGAGCTAGGAGTTCGTTACTTTGATAGTGCTGCTAACTACGGCTCTAGTGAAGATCATTTCGGTAAAGTGCTGCCATCTTATCGTTCCCAGATCTTTTTAGCTTCCAAAACGGATAAAAGAGATCGGGATGGGGCATGGCGAGAATTAGAGCGATCGCTCAAACGTCTGCATACAGATTATCTAGATTTATGGCAAATGCATGCTGTTGCCTATCCCGAACAACTTGACACTATCTTTGGCAAATCAGGAGCAATTCAAGCTTTAGAAGAAGCAATACAACAGAAACTCGTGCGCTTTGCTGGTATTACAGGACACCACAATCCAACAGTAATTATTGAAGGGTTGCGTCGCTATCCCTTCCACACCACCCTAATTCCTGTGAATGCCGCCGAAAAAAATCATCCGCAACCGTTCTTTCCGACAGTTTTATCAGAAGCTCAGAAACAAAATGTAGGTGTCATTGCAATGAAAGTACCAGCTTATGGGAAGTTGTTTCAAGCAGGTGCTTTGAGGGGAATGCAGCAAGCAATGGGTTACACACTATCCCAACCTGGAGTACATTGTTGCGTAATAGCGGCAGACGATCCAAAGCAATTAGAAGAAAACGTTAAGGTAGCCAGTACTTTTAAGCAACTGAGTAATACACAATTAGCAGAGATTGAGAAACGCACGGCTGAAATTTGGCAGGATAGTACATTCTACCGCGCTTGGGCTTAG
- a CDS encoding aspartate kinase, with protein MALIVQKFGGTSVGSVERIQAVAQRVYKTVKAGNSIVVVVSAMGKTTDGLVKLAAEISKNPCRREMDMLLSTGEQVSIALLSMALQELGQPAISLTGAQVGIVTEAEHTRARILHIETERVERHIQEGKVVVVAGFQGISSTEKLEITTLGRGGSDTSAVALAAALRANFCEIYTDVPGILTTDPRLVPEAQLMDEITCDEMLELASLGAKVLHPRAVEIARNYGVPLVVRSSWTEEPGTWVTSPPVKERSLVNLEIARSVNEVQFDTNQARVSLLRVPDKPGVAAQLFGEIARQEVDVDLIIQSIYEGNTNDIAFTVMTPILNKAEAVAAAIAPVLRTHKGTETTEAEVMVQQNIAKVSIAGAGMIGRPGVAAKMFATLAKAGVNIQMISTSEIKVSCVIDAAECDRAVAALREAFEIDNTKTENFSASLSPRVFVSSSSTPPVRGVALDMNQARLAIRQVPDRPGLAAKLFGLLAEKNISVDMIIQSQRCHVINGVPRRDIAFTVARLDAEEAQKMLQQVAAEYGWGEVALDRAIAKVSIVGAGMVGQPGVAAKMFAALAQHQINIQMITTSEIKISCVVTQEEGAKALQAIHAAFGLAGSEKFVVPA; from the coding sequence ATGGCGCTCATAGTTCAGAAATTTGGTGGTACATCTGTCGGTTCAGTCGAACGCATTCAGGCTGTGGCACAGCGCGTTTACAAAACCGTAAAAGCAGGAAACTCTATTGTGGTGGTGGTTTCCGCAATGGGTAAAACCACCGATGGACTCGTGAAACTGGCGGCAGAAATCTCCAAAAATCCTTGCCGCCGAGAAATGGATATGTTACTTTCCACAGGTGAGCAAGTATCCATTGCCTTGTTAAGCATGGCCTTGCAAGAACTTGGGCAACCTGCAATTTCTCTAACTGGTGCTCAAGTAGGAATAGTGACTGAAGCTGAACACACCCGCGCTCGCATTTTACACATTGAAACAGAGCGGGTTGAAAGACATATTCAAGAGGGCAAAGTTGTTGTTGTTGCTGGTTTCCAAGGTATTAGCAGTACGGAAAAATTGGAAATTACAACCTTAGGGCGTGGTGGCTCGGATACTTCAGCAGTTGCCCTCGCCGCAGCATTACGAGCGAATTTTTGTGAAATTTATACTGATGTGCCAGGTATATTAACTACCGATCCCCGCCTAGTGCCTGAAGCACAACTAATGGATGAAATCACCTGTGATGAAATGCTGGAACTCGCCAGCTTGGGAGCCAAGGTGTTGCATCCCCGTGCGGTGGAAATTGCCCGCAACTACGGTGTTCCCCTGGTAGTACGCTCTAGTTGGACAGAGGAACCCGGTACTTGGGTAACATCGCCTCCCGTCAAAGAGCGATCGCTCGTCAACTTAGAAATTGCCCGTTCAGTAAATGAAGTACAATTCGACACCAATCAAGCTAGAGTTTCACTATTACGGGTTCCAGATAAACCAGGCGTTGCAGCACAGCTGTTTGGAGAAATTGCTCGTCAAGAAGTAGACGTAGATTTAATTATTCAGTCAATTTATGAAGGTAATACAAATGACATCGCCTTCACAGTAATGACACCAATTTTAAATAAAGCCGAAGCCGTAGCAGCAGCGATCGCCCCAGTTTTGCGTACTCACAAAGGTACAGAAACCACAGAAGCAGAGGTAATGGTTCAGCAAAACATTGCCAAAGTCAGCATCGCAGGTGCAGGAATGATTGGACGTCCTGGAGTTGCAGCTAAAATGTTTGCTACCCTAGCAAAAGCAGGCGTGAATATCCAGATGATTTCCACCAGTGAAATCAAGGTTAGTTGCGTAATTGATGCCGCAGAATGCGATCGCGCCGTTGCTGCCCTGCGAGAAGCATTTGAAATAGACAACACAAAGACAGAAAATTTCTCCGCGTCTTTAAGCCCCCGCGTCTTTGTTTCCTCTTCCTCCACTCCCCCCGTGCGTGGTGTCGCCCTCGACATGAATCAAGCTCGTCTTGCCATTCGCCAAGTGCCAGATCGCCCAGGGCTAGCAGCGAAGTTGTTTGGACTATTGGCGGAAAAAAATATTAGCGTAGACATGATTATTCAGTCGCAGCGCTGTCATGTCATTAATGGAGTACCAAGGCGAGATATTGCCTTTACTGTAGCGCGGTTAGATGCCGAAGAAGCTCAAAAAATGTTACAGCAAGTAGCAGCAGAGTATGGTTGGGGTGAAGTTGCACTAGATCGGGCGATCGCCAAAGTGAGTATCGTTGGTGCTGGCATGGTAGGGCAACCAGGAGTCGCAGCAAAAATGTTTGCAGCGCTGGCACAGCATCAAATTAACATTCAAATGATTACTACCTCAGAAATAAAAATTAGCTGTGTAGTAACACAAGAAGAAGGTGCAAAAGCTTTGCAAGCCATTCACGCGGCATTCGGACTAGCAGGTAGCGAAAAATTCGTAGTACCAGCTTAG
- a CDS encoding alpha/beta hydrolase: MMKDAFGSSIHLRRGVNLQVCHSRGTNPAVVFIHGVMGNRFDFRSQYEFSQSLGWQVLAYDLAGNGQSSPYKRYSIGRHCRDLGRLLDHFGISSPILCCHDFGVSIGLELAQYRPISGIIAIAGGTHNLIPWWEIPLMKLIALGGSSLYKVPAVQTLTNFFSTSYHHKLVKQFLSENSISTGFSAYKALKIFWNYDFFARYPSPKNLQVPALVITGGQDKIFTHSMGKKLASYFSNSIHLHINQAGHLVMIEYSDLINEAIAKWLITVQLDIKF; the protein is encoded by the coding sequence ATGATGAAAGATGCCTTCGGTTCAAGCATTCATCTACGGCGTGGAGTAAATTTACAAGTCTGTCACAGTCGAGGTACAAATCCTGCTGTGGTATTTATCCATGGAGTAATGGGAAACCGCTTCGACTTTCGTTCTCAGTATGAATTTAGCCAAAGTTTAGGTTGGCAAGTTTTGGCTTATGATTTAGCAGGAAACGGACAATCTAGCCCTTACAAGCGCTACTCCATCGGGCGACATTGTCGTGATTTAGGGCGATTGTTGGATCATTTTGGTATTTCCTCACCTATTTTATGCTGTCATGACTTTGGAGTTTCTATTGGTTTAGAGTTGGCTCAGTATCGTCCAATTAGTGGCATCATCGCTATTGCTGGCGGAACCCATAATTTAATACCTTGGTGGGAAATTCCTTTGATGAAGTTGATAGCTTTGGGAGGAAGTTCTCTTTACAAGGTACCTGCCGTACAAACACTGACAAACTTTTTTTCAACCTCATACCATCACAAATTGGTAAAACAGTTTCTTAGTGAAAATTCTATATCGACAGGTTTCTCTGCCTACAAAGCGTTGAAAATCTTTTGGAATTATGATTTTTTTGCCCGTTACCCTTCACCCAAAAATTTACAAGTCCCTGCTTTAGTGATTACTGGCGGTCAAGATAAAATATTTACACACAGCATGGGAAAAAAATTAGCAAGTTATTTTTCCAACAGTATTCATTTACACATTAATCAAGCAGGACATCTGGTGATGATAGAATATTCTGATTTGATAAATGAGGCGATCGCTAAGTGGTTGATTACTGTTCAGTTAGATATTAAATTTTAA
- a CDS encoding DUF5132 domain-containing protein, producing the protein MLPKVVPNLESVVEDFGIPGIVAIVILPLAIPVVARFGKSLTKTTIKGGIILYEKSQRAIAAVSENFADIVAEAKAELTVTDSTRLRRIR; encoded by the coding sequence ATGCTACCCAAAGTTGTACCTAACTTAGAAAGTGTAGTCGAAGACTTTGGTATTCCTGGTATTGTGGCGATAGTGATTCTGCCTTTAGCGATTCCGGTTGTCGCACGTTTTGGTAAATCCTTAACCAAGACAACTATTAAAGGCGGAATAATCCTCTATGAAAAGAGTCAGAGAGCGATCGCAGCAGTTAGTGAAAACTTCGCAGATATAGTCGCTGAAGCCAAGGCAGAACTTACTGTAACTGATAGTACGCGCCTCCGAAGAATTAGGTAA
- a CDS encoding PHP domain-containing protein — MAVNFAPTYSATKESLAEVFQNINAQSCPRYFNFHMHTIYSDGKLQPHILMEQAIAIGLKGLAITDHHTVGGYQAAQSWLKNWQHHNPDAKVPQLWTGVEINANLLGVEVHILGYAFDLEHPSIKPYIQRRIVTGEEYQAANVIAAIHKAGGLAVLAHPARYRRSHLDLIPAAAEIGINGVESFYAYNNPNPWKPSAVESQQVQQLAAKHGLYNSCGTDTHGLSLLQRL; from the coding sequence ATGGCTGTCAATTTTGCTCCGACTTATTCTGCGACTAAAGAATCCTTGGCAGAGGTATTTCAAAATATTAATGCCCAAAGCTGTCCAAGGTATTTTAACTTTCATATGCATACCATCTACTCTGATGGAAAATTGCAGCCACATATATTGATGGAGCAAGCGATCGCTATCGGCTTAAAAGGGCTTGCTATTACCGATCACCACACTGTCGGTGGATACCAAGCAGCACAAAGCTGGCTGAAAAATTGGCAGCATCACAATCCAGACGCTAAAGTTCCTCAGCTTTGGACTGGTGTAGAAATTAATGCCAATCTTTTAGGTGTGGAAGTCCACATTTTGGGTTATGCTTTCGACCTAGAACATCCAAGCATTAAACCATATATTCAAAGGAGAATTGTTACAGGCGAAGAATATCAAGCGGCAAATGTGATTGCTGCTATTCACAAAGCTGGTGGTTTAGCAGTACTTGCTCACCCCGCACGTTACAGGCGATCGCATCTAGACTTAATTCCTGCTGCTGCCGAAATTGGTATTAATGGTGTGGAAAGTTTTTACGCCTACAACAACCCTAATCCTTGGAAACCGAGTGCTGTAGAATCACAACAAGTGCAACAATTAGCTGCTAAACACGGGCTTTACAATTCCTGTGGAACTGATACTCATGGATTAAGTCTTCTGCAACGATTGTAA
- a CDS encoding superoxide dismutase, producing the protein MAFTQPPLPFPMDALESHGMKAETFEYHYGKHHKAYVDNLNKLTEGTELANKPLEEVIQISFKDSSKTGIFNNAAQVWNHTFFWNCLSPSGGGQPTGELGSKIEKDFGSFDKFKEEFSNAAATQFGSGWAWLVDDNGTLKITKTPNAENPIVHGQKPLLTLDVWEHAYYIDFRNARPAFIKNFLDNLVNWDFAAEQYSKA; encoded by the coding sequence ATGGCATTTACACAGCCCCCCCTTCCTTTTCCTATGGATGCTTTGGAATCACATGGGATGAAAGCTGAAACTTTCGAGTATCACTATGGTAAACATCATAAAGCTTATGTAGATAACCTCAACAAGCTGACTGAAGGGACAGAACTTGCCAATAAGCCTCTAGAAGAGGTAATCCAAATCTCCTTTAAAGACTCCTCAAAAACGGGCATTTTTAATAACGCTGCCCAAGTTTGGAACCACACATTCTTCTGGAATTGCTTGAGTCCCTCAGGTGGAGGACAGCCTACAGGTGAACTAGGTTCCAAAATTGAAAAAGATTTTGGTAGTTTTGACAAATTTAAGGAAGAGTTCTCCAATGCTGCCGCTACTCAGTTTGGCAGTGGTTGGGCTTGGTTGGTAGACGATAATGGGACTTTAAAAATCACCAAAACCCCCAATGCAGAAAATCCTATTGTTCATGGGCAAAAACCACTCCTGACACTGGATGTTTGGGAACATGCCTACTACATAGACTTTAGAAATGCTCGTCCTGCATTCATCAAGAATTTCTTAGACAATTTGGTGAACTGGGATTTTGCTGCTGAACAATATAGCAAAGCTTAA
- a CDS encoding beta-1,6-N-acetylglucosaminyltransferase, translating into MKIVYLIQTHKNPEQIYRLVNIIKESSPKSYILISHNPYFCKLDKETFGNLTNFEIINNQGGRGDFSLIKGYLDAVHWLFSHNIKFDWLINLTGQDYPTQPLPKIEKFLAETEYDAFLFHFNALSDCEKNCWGSKEGRDRYLYQYRKLAESLPPWQEGLIKFSRRIINNIQPYIRVHTSYGITAGIRANFTPFNEYFACYGGSYFHTLSLKCIQYLYYFCNQNPELITYYQKTCLPDESFIQTILINSELFNICNDNKRYIDFTNSRQGHPRILTVNHYSHLISDEIHFARKFDMSVDSKILDMLDARILQTIAAKEEGLVR; encoded by the coding sequence ATGAAAATTGTTTATCTAATTCAAACTCATAAAAATCCAGAGCAAATTTATAGACTAGTTAACATTATTAAAGAATCAAGTCCCAAATCCTATATATTAATCAGCCATAACCCCTATTTTTGTAAGTTAGACAAAGAAACCTTTGGTAATTTAACCAATTTTGAGATTATTAATAATCAAGGAGGACGAGGAGATTTTTCACTCATTAAAGGCTATCTGGATGCTGTTCACTGGCTATTTAGCCACAATATTAAGTTTGATTGGCTAATTAATCTCACTGGTCAAGATTATCCCACCCAACCATTACCTAAAATTGAGAAATTTCTTGCCGAAACCGAATATGATGCATTTTTATTTCATTTTAATGCACTTTCTGATTGTGAAAAAAATTGTTGGGGCAGTAAGGAAGGACGCGATCGCTATCTTTACCAATACAGGAAATTAGCTGAATCACTACCACCCTGGCAAGAAGGATTAATTAAATTTTCACGAAGAATTATCAATAACATTCAGCCTTACATTCGTGTTCATACCTCCTATGGAATAACAGCGGGAATTCGTGCTAATTTCACTCCATTTAATGAATACTTTGCTTGTTATGGAGGCTCCTATTTTCATACTCTTTCATTAAAATGCATTCAATATCTATATTATTTTTGTAATCAAAATCCTGAGCTAATTACGTACTATCAAAAGACGTGTCTTCCTGATGAATCTTTTATACAAACTATTTTAATTAATAGTGAATTATTTAATATTTGTAATGACAATAAGCGTTATATAGATTTTACGAATAGTCGACAAGGACATCCTCGTATACTTACAGTTAATCATTATTCACACTTAATTTCGGACGAAATTCATTTTGCTAGAAAATTTGATATGTCTGTCGATAGTAAAATTTTAGATATGCTAGATGCAAGAATATTGCAAACTATTGCAGCTAAGGAAGAAGGCTTAGTTCGCTGA
- the purM gene encoding phosphoribosylformylglycinamidine cyclo-ligase has product MDYKDAGVDVEAGRAFVTQIRNLVNSTFRSEVLGGLGGFSGCFQLPTGFKEPVLVSGTDGVGTKLKIAQALNCHDTVGIDLVGMCVNDVLTSGAEPLFFLDYLATGKLDKEQLTQVVAGIASGCKQAGCALLGGETAEMPGFYQVGEYDLAGFCVGIVEKSQLLDGSQVQVGDVAIALASAGVHSNGYSLVRKIISDRGFAWSDSPELLGGKTLGETFLTPTRIYVKPVLAARQAGLEIHGMAHITGGGLPENLPRCLGQEQAIQIDTTSWIIPPVFQWLAEAGLVSRKAMYNTFNMGIGFVLLVPPQQAQQAISYFESQNIAAFAIGEVVVGSGELVGIPE; this is encoded by the coding sequence ATGGACTATAAGGACGCAGGAGTTGATGTTGAGGCTGGTCGAGCATTTGTAACTCAAATTCGCAATTTGGTTAACAGCACATTTAGATCGGAAGTACTTGGCGGTTTGGGTGGTTTTAGTGGTTGCTTTCAACTACCAACAGGCTTTAAAGAACCCGTTTTAGTTTCCGGAACTGATGGGGTGGGTACAAAACTCAAAATTGCTCAAGCTCTCAACTGTCATGACACCGTTGGTATTGATTTAGTAGGAATGTGCGTGAATGATGTATTGACATCTGGCGCAGAACCATTGTTTTTTTTAGATTATTTGGCTACTGGCAAGCTAGACAAAGAGCAGTTAACTCAGGTAGTTGCGGGGATCGCCTCTGGATGTAAACAAGCTGGTTGTGCTTTGTTGGGAGGAGAAACAGCAGAAATGCCTGGTTTTTATCAGGTAGGTGAGTATGATTTGGCTGGATTTTGTGTCGGAATTGTGGAAAAGAGCCAGCTATTGGATGGTTCTCAGGTACAAGTAGGAGATGTAGCGATCGCTCTCGCTAGTGCTGGTGTTCACAGTAATGGCTACAGTTTGGTAAGAAAAATTATTAGTGATCGGGGATTTGCTTGGAGCGATAGCCCAGAATTACTTGGTGGCAAAACTTTAGGAGAAACTTTCCTCACCCCCACCCGTATTTACGTCAAACCCGTTCTGGCTGCACGCCAAGCAGGGCTAGAAATTCACGGTATGGCTCATATCACAGGCGGTGGATTACCTGAAAATTTACCCAGGTGCTTAGGGCAAGAACAAGCAATTCAAATTGATACTACTAGTTGGATAATTCCACCAGTATTTCAGTGGCTGGCGGAGGCTGGTTTAGTTAGCCGTAAAGCAATGTATAACACCTTTAATATGGGAATTGGTTTTGTGCTGCTTGTGCCTCCCCAACAAGCACAGCAAGCAATTTCCTACTTTGAGTCACAAAATATTGCGGCTTTTGCGATCGGTGAGGTAGTTGTTGGCTCAGGTGAATTAGTAGGAATTCCTGAGTAA
- the rtcA gene encoding RNA 3'-terminal phosphate cyclase: MIHIDGSYGEGGGQVLRTSLSLAAITSNPISIHNIRAKRKKPGLAAQHLTAVRAAAAICNAKVRGDSLGSTMLEFIPGGTINTGNYTFDVSEAQEGGSAGAITLVLQTVLLPLSLASGDSQITLRGGTHVPFSPPTTYLEQVYLPLLKRMGIQMEMQLDAWGWYPQGGGRVRLWVNGGRKLSGINLEERGNLQQVRGLAVVTELPSHIPQRMASRAENLLREAGLKAVVQPLRNKGIASGAGLFLTAEYENSLAGFSALGRVGLPAEKVAQIACEELLEFHQSGAVIDEHLADQLLLPAALAANQSKYRVAKVSMHLTTNAWVIEKFGLAKITVDEVEKMVTVQPSLLLPS; encoded by the coding sequence ATGATTCACATTGATGGTTCCTATGGCGAAGGTGGAGGGCAGGTTCTTCGCACTTCCCTGAGTTTAGCTGCTATCACCAGTAACCCCATAAGTATTCATAACATCCGTGCTAAACGCAAAAAGCCAGGGTTAGCAGCTCAACACCTAACAGCAGTTCGCGCCGCCGCCGCAATTTGTAATGCCAAAGTGCGGGGCGATAGTTTGGGTTCTACAATGCTGGAATTTATTCCTGGTGGTACTATCAACACCGGAAACTACACCTTTGACGTGAGTGAAGCTCAAGAAGGTGGTTCCGCAGGTGCGATTACTTTAGTATTACAAACAGTCCTCTTGCCTCTATCATTAGCAAGTGGTGACTCCCAAATAACACTAAGAGGTGGAACCCACGTTCCTTTTAGCCCACCAACAACTTACCTTGAGCAAGTATATCTACCCTTACTCAAGCGGATGGGCATACAAATGGAGATGCAACTAGATGCTTGGGGGTGGTATCCCCAAGGCGGGGGTAGGGTGAGACTGTGGGTGAATGGTGGTAGAAAACTTAGCGGGATAAACTTAGAGGAACGCGGTAATTTGCAACAGGTACGGGGATTAGCAGTAGTGACAGAACTACCTTCCCACATTCCTCAAAGAATGGCTAGCCGTGCCGAGAATTTATTGCGCGAAGCAGGATTGAAAGCTGTTGTGCAACCATTAAGAAATAAAGGCATAGCATCTGGAGCAGGTTTATTTCTCACTGCTGAGTATGAAAATAGTTTAGCCGGGTTTAGCGCCTTGGGGCGTGTGGGTTTACCTGCCGAGAAAGTTGCTCAAATAGCTTGTGAGGAACTACTGGAGTTTCATCAAAGTGGTGCAGTAATAGATGAACATTTAGCAGATCAGTTGTTGTTACCAGCTGCTTTGGCTGCAAATCAAAGTAAGTATCGAGTAGCCAAGGTGAGTATGCACTTGACGACAAATGCCTGGGTAATTGAAAAATTCGGATTGGCAAAGATAACAGTAGATGAAGTAGAAAAGATGGTGACAGTACAACCTTCTCTACTATTGCCAAGCTAA